CGCGTACAAATCCACGCGGCCGTCGTTGTCAAAATCCGTCAGGTCCGTGCCCATCGTGTGTTGTGAGCAATGTTGGAAGTAGTCGGCTAATTTGTTGGTGAACGTCCCGTTGCGGTTGTTGATGTAGAGCAAGTCGGGTTGCACGAAATCGTTGCCCACCAATATGTCCACGAAGCCGTCGCGGTTGATGTCGCTCACCGACACACTCAGTCCATAAGCCAGATTCCACACGCCCGCCTGTTTGCTGATGTCGGTGAACTTGCCTCCGTCATTTCTGTAAAAACGGTCGGTGTCGAGCGGGGCTTTAGGTTCGAGCAGGGGGATGTAGGTTTTGCCATCGGGTCCGAGGTTTGCTTCCAGTTTGTTGGAATGTACCTGCTCGGTAGGATAGTTGAGTATGTAGCAGTCGAGGTCGCCGTCGTTGTCGAAGTCAAAAAAATTGGCACCGGTGGAGGCGCTTTGGTCATCGAGTCCGAATTCCTTGGCGCGTTCGGTGAAGGTCACGATTTGCCCCTGTCCGTTTGGGGAAGGAGAGGTGCCGTTGTTGATATAGAGCTTGTTGCGGCGCTGCTCGTTGTTTTCCACCCCGCCTCGGCACACATAAATATCGAGCCAGCCATCGGCATTCACGTCGGCCACGGTGACGGCAGTTTCAAAACCCTCTTCGGATGTCACGCCCGCGGCATCGGTGATGTCGCGGAATTTGAGTTTCCCCTCGTTGAGGTAGAGGCTGTTTTTTCCGTTGCAAGCAACAAAGTAGATATCGGGCAAGCCGTCATTGTTGAAATCGCCTACGGCCAGCCCCCCCCCGTTGTACATGTTGATGTTGGTCGTGATGTTGTTTTCGTAGGTCTCGATGATTTTATTCTGAAAATCAATCCCAGTCGCCTCGGGCGACAGCAGTTTCAAGAGAGGGTTGGAGGCGGTTAGCGTAGGCTCTTCCACTTGTGTAGGCGCTAAGGCCGTATCACCTTTGCAGCCAGACACACCTATAATAATATAGGCACTGACCCAAAAAGTAAAAAGAGAAACTACAAACCGAGAGATAGGGTAAGGTCTTACTTTTGCCATGTCTGAAAAATTAGAACAAAACGTCTGCCACTGCGATTCCGCCAACTTTTCGCTCCTCACAATCATTTGATTTACCTAAGCCCAGTGAGGGGCGACGAAAAGCGACTGATAGTACGCAAGACACCGCAAAGGTATTTTCATCATGGGGATAATTCAGAAGTTTAAACAATGGCTTGCCGAACCAATTGACGGGCGGGTGCTGGGCCTGTTCCGATTGGTGTTTGGTTTGTTCATGGCCTACGAGGCGTACGTCTATTACCGGATGGGTCTGATAGACCAAGGATTGTTGGCTCCCAAGGTGCTGTTCAAGTACGATGGTTTGGGTTGGCTGCATCCAATTTCCAAACCAGTCATGTTAGTGGCATTGGGCGTGATGGGCGTGTCCGGGTTGCTGATAGCGGCGGGCTGGTTTTTTCGCTGGGCTTGTTGGTTGTTCGCGTTGAGTTTGTCGTTCATTTTCTTTCAGGAAAAAAGCTATTACAACAACCACATCTACCTTTTCATCCTGCTGGGCATTTTGCTGAGTTTCACGCAGGCTGACCGTTTTATGTCGTGGCGCAAAAATGCCTATTCGTCCGGGATGCCCGTCGTGGCGCGTTGGCAGCAGTTCATCTTTCAGGCACAAATCATCATCGTCTATTTTTACGGAGGCATTACCAAACTCAAAAGCGATTGGCTTTTCCGGCAAGAGCCGATCCGCTCCATGGCCGAGACCATGCCGTCAAGCCATTTGATGGCACCTTTTGTCAAATCGGAATTTGCGATACACGCGCTGACCTATGGCGGCCTGCTGCTCGACCTGTTGGCCCCGCTGCTGCTTTGGCATAAACAAGTGCGACGTTGGGCCTTGTTGCCTTTTGTCGGGTTCCATCTGGCCAATAGCCGCATATTTAGTGATATTGGCATCTTTCCTTACGTCATGCTGGCCTCGCTGATTTTATTTTTTGAAACAAGAGAAATCCCATGGCTACGTCGGTTGGTGAAAACGCCCGCGCAAGCACCAGCCTCCAAAAAGACCAAACAAAAAGACCCCCAGACTACCGCCTCCATATTGCCGGCCGAAAATCCACTATCAACGCCCCGCTGGGTAGCGTATGCCCTCGCTGTGTATTTTGCCTTTCAATTGCTTTTCCCTTTTAGAGGTTTTTTTCTTCCCAACAACATGGACTGGACAGGTATCGGGAAGAATTTTGCATGGCGCATGAAAGTGGATACCCGTGCGTTGGAGGCATTCGAGGTGACCATACACCATCCGACCACAGGCCAAGTGATGCCAGTGGAAGTGCTCACGTTTGTCAATCAGATGCAGGTGCTGAACATGACCCTCGATGTGCGTTCCGTCGCCGCATTTGCGCGAGCGATGAAAGAGGTAGCGGCGGAAAGAGGCGTGCCGAA
This portion of the Saprospiraceae bacterium genome encodes:
- a CDS encoding HTTM domain-containing protein, which produces MGIIQKFKQWLAEPIDGRVLGLFRLVFGLFMAYEAYVYYRMGLIDQGLLAPKVLFKYDGLGWLHPISKPVMLVALGVMGVSGLLIAAGWFFRWACWLFALSLSFIFFQEKSYYNNHIYLFILLGILLSFTQADRFMSWRKNAYSSGMPVVARWQQFIFQAQIIIVYFYGGITKLKSDWLFRQEPIRSMAETMPSSHLMAPFVKSEFAIHALTYGGLLLDLLAPLLLWHKQVRRWALLPFVGFHLANSRIFSDIGIFPYVMLASLILFFETREIPWLRRLVKTPAQAPASKKTKQKDPQTTASILPAENPLSTPRWVAYALAVYFAFQLLFPFRGFFLPNNMDWTGIGKNFAWRMKVDTRALEAFEVTIHHPTTGQVMPVEVLTFVNQMQVLNMTLDVRSVAAFARAMKEVAAERGVPNAIVKARIMVRYNGRHAQLFVNPDVDLASVTYSPFKKLDWVIPLNK